In Streptococcus oralis, a single window of DNA contains:
- a CDS encoding ABC transporter ATP-binding protein has translation MIRVENVSKSFGSKKALHQISFEIQEGEIFGFLGPSGSGKTTMINVLTGQLAADQGETVLLGKSSRNLTSNDLEQIGIVSDTSGFYEKMNLYKNLLIYAKLYGLKASRVDTVLDQVGLSDAKNIIAEKLSTGMKQRMFLARALLNAPKILFLDEPTSGLDPTTSKSIHALLQELKQAGTTIFLTTHDMNEATLLCDRLSFLNKGNLIEYGSPQEIIQKYHEDKKVRLRYQDGREQVVPFEELPHLDTTDLIAVHSCEPTLEEIFIRLTGEKLDV, from the coding sequence ATGATTCGTGTTGAAAATGTAAGCAAAAGTTTTGGAAGCAAGAAAGCTCTGCATCAGATTTCTTTTGAGATTCAAGAAGGTGAAATTTTTGGCTTCCTAGGACCTTCAGGTTCAGGTAAAACAACTATGATCAATGTTTTGACGGGTCAGTTAGCTGCAGATCAGGGTGAGACCGTTCTCCTAGGGAAGTCCTCTCGAAATTTGACTTCAAATGATTTGGAACAAATCGGGATTGTTAGTGATACCAGTGGTTTTTATGAAAAGATGAACCTCTATAAAAATCTGCTCATTTATGCAAAATTATATGGTCTTAAAGCTTCTAGAGTAGATACAGTACTTGATCAAGTTGGGTTATCAGATGCCAAAAACATTATCGCAGAAAAACTATCCACAGGTATGAAACAACGGATGTTCTTGGCTCGTGCTCTTCTAAATGCTCCCAAAATCCTCTTTCTGGATGAGCCAACAAGTGGTCTTGATCCTACCACCTCAAAATCGATTCATGCTCTCTTACAAGAATTGAAGCAGGCTGGGACAACGATTTTCTTAACAACCCACGATATGAATGAAGCAACCTTGCTTTGTGATCGCCTCTCTTTTTTAAATAAGGGAAACTTGATTGAGTATGGCAGTCCACAAGAGATTATCCAGAAATACCATGAGGATAAAAAGGTTCGTTTACGCTATCAAGATGGACGCGAACAAGTGGTTCCTTTTGAAGAATTGCCTCATCTGGATACAACAGATCTGATTGCTGTTCATTCTTGTGAACCGACTTTAGAGGAAATCTTTATTAGATTGACAGGAGAAAAGTTAGATGTTTAG
- a CDS encoding DUF3169 family protein → MKKKRGLLFLMAVILGGFLGMFAGMFKARAESHGIMLDVKVLIPWISVICLLLGFISLLLTFNFLKKSRTFHSLYKEETDDDLNETYYVQMYRNLEFGTIAFNITGVAILLSLFISGSEVIVLNVSHLTLSLSFLTLVLVFSAQKYLYKTIAIVRQFDLEFFSTPKDVLDYINSYDEGERKANLEQSFRVLFQLNQYVLPALYFLIVLFSLLTGEIQLLAFLLVGAIHIYINVMQLPMVKRYFK, encoded by the coding sequence ATGAAAAAGAAACGTGGATTGTTATTTTTAATGGCTGTTATCTTGGGAGGCTTCTTGGGCATGTTTGCAGGGATGTTTAAAGCGCGTGCTGAATCCCACGGAATTATGTTAGATGTAAAAGTCTTGATACCATGGATATCAGTTATTTGTTTACTGCTAGGTTTCATTAGTCTTCTTTTGACATTCAATTTCTTAAAGAAAAGCAGAACATTTCACTCCTTGTACAAAGAGGAAACGGATGATGATTTGAATGAAACCTATTATGTGCAAATGTATCGCAATCTTGAGTTTGGAACCATTGCTTTTAATATTACAGGCGTAGCAATTTTATTGTCTCTCTTCATTTCAGGAAGTGAGGTAATTGTATTAAATGTAAGTCATCTAACTTTATCTCTTTCTTTTTTGACATTAGTGTTGGTTTTCAGTGCTCAAAAATATCTCTATAAGACCATTGCGATCGTTCGTCAGTTTGATTTGGAATTCTTCTCTACACCAAAAGATGTCTTGGACTATATAAACTCCTACGATGAAGGGGAGCGCAAGGCTAATTTAGAACAGAGTTTTCGAGTTTTATTCCAATTAAACCAGTATGTCTTGCCAGCTCTCTATTTTCTAATCGTTCTCTTTTCCTTACTGACAGGAGAGATTCAGTTACTAGCCTTCTTGCTTGTAGGAGCGATCCATATTTATATCAATGTGATGCAATTACCTATGGTAAAACGTTATTTCAAATAA
- a CDS encoding PspC domain-containing protein gives MKKFLADFQVDTEHKELAGVCAGLGNYFNIQANIVRLVTVLLFLSSTEIGIITVTLYAYLAGWLGNEPLGDGAKKARNQAILLFAVCLILVSLGTEGLTAIYESGKVFGQWLVGLV, from the coding sequence ATGAAAAAGTTTTTAGCAGATTTTCAAGTAGATACTGAACATAAAGAACTTGCGGGTGTTTGTGCAGGTTTAGGAAATTATTTTAACATTCAAGCCAATATCGTTCGTTTGGTGACAGTCTTGCTGTTTCTCTCTTCGACAGAGATTGGGATTATAACAGTAACTCTCTATGCCTATCTAGCAGGTTGGCTTGGCAATGAACCCTTGGGAGATGGAGCAAAAAAAGCTAGAAACCAAGCTATTCTCTTGTTTGCTGTTTGTTTGATTTTAGTATCACTTGGAACAGAGGGCTTGACAGCTATTTATGAATCAGGTAAAGTGTTTGGTCAGTGGTTAGTTGGATTGGTTTAG
- a CDS encoding helix-turn-helix transcriptional regulator: MLKNRLKELRARDGLNQTELAKLAGVSRQTISLLERDEYTPSIVIALKIAQIFNEPVESVFRLEEDE; the protein is encoded by the coding sequence ATGCTAAAAAATCGTCTAAAAGAGCTTCGGGCTCGCGATGGTCTCAATCAGACCGAACTTGCCAAGCTAGCAGGGGTCTCCAGGCAAACCATCAGCTTGCTTGAGCGGGATGAGTACACGCCATCCATCGTCATTGCCCTGAAGATTGCTCAGATATTCAATGAGCCAGTCGAGTCAGTCTTTCGCTTAGAGGAGGATGAGTGA
- the hisS gene encoding histidine--tRNA ligase, which translates to MKLQKPKGTQDILPAESAKWQYVEGFAREIFKRYNYAEVRTPIFEHYEVISRSVGDTTDIVTKEMYDFYDKGDRHITLRPEGTAPVVRSYVENKLFAPEVQKPSKFYYMGPMFRYERPQAGRLRQFHQIGVECFGSSNPATDVETIAMAAHFLKAIGIQGVKLHLNTLGNPESRAAYRQALIDYLTPLKETLSKDSQRRLEENPLRVLDSKEKEDKVAVENAPSILDFLDAESQAHFDAVRQMLENLGVDYIIDTNMVRGLDYYNHTIFEFITEIEGNDLTVCAGGRYDGLVAYFGGPETAGFGFGLGVERLLLILEKQGVTLPIENTLDVYIAVLGEGANVKALELVQALRQQGFKAERDYLNRKLKAQFKSADVFAAKTLITLGESEVESGQVTVKNNQTREEVQVSLDAINQNFSEIFEKLGF; encoded by the coding sequence ATGAAATTACAAAAACCAAAAGGAACGCAGGATATTTTACCTGCTGAGTCTGCCAAGTGGCAGTACGTTGAGGGCTTTGCCCGTGAGATTTTCAAGCGCTATAACTACGCAGAAGTGCGCACGCCTATTTTTGAGCATTACGAGGTCATCAGTCGCTCTGTCGGAGATACAACGGATATCGTAACCAAGGAAATGTATGATTTCTATGATAAGGGTGATCGTCATATCACCCTCCGTCCAGAAGGAACTGCGCCCGTTGTTCGTTCCTATGTGGAAAATAAACTCTTTGCCCCAGAAGTGCAAAAGCCAAGTAAGTTCTATTACATGGGCCCTATGTTCCGCTATGAGCGTCCACAGGCAGGTCGTTTACGCCAGTTCCACCAGATTGGTGTCGAGTGCTTTGGTTCTAGCAATCCAGCTACCGATGTGGAAACCATCGCTATGGCGGCTCATTTCTTGAAAGCGATTGGCATTCAAGGTGTTAAATTGCACCTCAACACTCTTGGAAATCCTGAGAGCCGTGCGGCTTACCGCCAAGCCTTGATTGACTATTTGACACCGCTCAAGGAGACCTTGTCTAAGGATAGCCAACGTCGTTTGGAGGAAAATCCTCTCCGTGTCTTGGACTCTAAGGAAAAAGAAGACAAGGTGGCAGTAGAGAATGCGCCGTCTATCTTGGACTTCCTTGATGCAGAAAGCCAAGCTCATTTTGATGCCGTCCGTCAGATGTTGGAAAATCTGGGTGTAGACTATATCATCGATACCAATATGGTGCGCGGTCTGGACTATTACAACCACACGATTTTCGAGTTTATCACTGAGATTGAGGGTAATGATTTGACAGTCTGTGCGGGTGGTCGTTACGATGGTTTGGTTGCTTACTTTGGTGGTCCTGAGACTGCAGGCTTTGGCTTTGGACTTGGTGTAGAGCGCCTGCTTCTCATCCTTGAAAAGCAAGGTGTGACCCTCCCTATCGAAAATACCCTAGATGTTTATATCGCAGTCTTGGGTGAAGGAGCAAATGTCAAGGCCTTGGAATTGGTACAAGCCCTTCGCCAACAAGGATTCAAAGCAGAACGTGACTACCTCAACCGAAAACTCAAAGCTCAGTTCAAGTCCGCCGATGTCTTTGCGGCTAAGACTCTCATCACGCTAGGGGAGAGCGAAGTCGAAAGCGGACAAGTGACAGTTAAGAACAACCAAACTCGAGAAGAAGTGCAAGTGTCACTTGATGCTATCAATCAAAATTTCTCAGAAATCTTTGAAAAATTAGGCTTTTAA
- a CDS encoding helix-turn-helix domain-containing protein, with amino-acid sequence MEQIGKVFRQLRESRNISLRQATGGQFSPSMLSRFETGQSELSVGKFLFALENISASVEEILFLARGFQYDTDSELRKEITDILDPKNIAPLEDLYRKEYQKHAHSQNKQKHILNAIMIKSYMKSMDETVELTAEEGEVLHDYLFSTEIWGIYELNLFSVSSSLLSIPLFTRYVREMLRKSDFLMEMSGNRNLFHTMLLNGFLASIECEEFTTAYYFKRVIKEHFYKENEIYFRIVYLWAEGLLDSKQGRVKEGQKKMEDAVHIFEMLGCNKSAEYYRNTTDC; translated from the coding sequence ATGGAGCAGATTGGAAAAGTCTTTAGACAATTACGAGAATCAAGAAATATCTCGCTGAGACAAGCAACTGGGGGACAATTTTCGCCGTCCATGTTGTCCCGATTTGAAACAGGTCAGAGTGAACTTTCGGTGGGAAAGTTTCTGTTTGCCCTAGAAAATATATCTGCGAGTGTAGAGGAAATCCTCTTTCTGGCGAGAGGTTTTCAGTATGATACAGATTCTGAGTTGAGAAAAGAGATCACAGATATCTTGGATCCAAAGAACATAGCACCTCTCGAGGACTTGTATCGTAAGGAGTATCAAAAGCATGCCCATTCTCAAAATAAACAGAAACATATTCTAAATGCCATTATGATTAAGTCTTATATGAAGAGCATGGATGAAACGGTAGAGTTAACAGCAGAGGAAGGGGAAGTCCTTCATGATTATTTGTTTTCTACCGAGATTTGGGGAATCTATGAACTCAATTTGTTCTCAGTTAGTTCCTCACTCTTATCTATTCCTCTTTTTACTAGATATGTACGAGAAATGCTCCGCAAATCTGATTTTCTAATGGAAATGTCTGGTAATCGCAACCTTTTTCACACCATGCTATTGAATGGTTTTTTAGCCAGCATTGAGTGTGAAGAATTTACCACTGCCTATTATTTTAAACGTGTCATCAAAGAGCATTTCTACAAGGAAAATGAGATCTATTTCCGAATTGTCTATTTGTGGGCTGAAGGTCTTCTTGATAGCAAGCAGGGTAGAGTCAAGGAAGGTCAGAAAAAGATGGAAGATGCTGTCCATATTTTTGAGATGCTTGGTTGTAACAAATCTGCTGAATACTACAGAAATACAACCGATTGTTGA